In a genomic window of Sphingomonas koreensis:
- a CDS encoding CCA tRNA nucleotidyltransferase: MILPGASWRNQPGLDRLAATLGPGNARFVGGAVRDTLLGLPVTDVDVATPLAPEQVVDLLEGAGIKAIPTGIAHGTITAVSSGTVVEVTTLRRDVSTDGRRATVAFTDDWREDAARRDFTINALYADPQTGEIFDYFGGLADLGKRHIRFIGDPLQRIAEDHLRILRFFRFLARFGDTPDQDALEACTARANDLMALSRERIRDELLKLLVAPDAVRVLRLMVERDILKPVVPEIDPAGVERLATLSGHEATAGLAPDPVRRLAAVLPLDPSVNEAVGARLKLSNAERQALASAIRSEFAEGPQALAYRIGPDRAADRLLLAGDAAGARDVAGWTPPRLPLSGGTLIGRGLSKGPDVARALRRVEDIWIAEGFPGEDRTGQIADSVVAELLSRDSSA, encoded by the coding sequence ATGATCCTTCCCGGCGCCTCCTGGCGAAACCAGCCCGGCCTCGACCGGCTCGCCGCGACGCTTGGCCCCGGCAATGCCCGCTTCGTCGGCGGGGCGGTGCGCGACACGCTGCTCGGCCTGCCGGTCACCGATGTCGACGTGGCGACGCCGCTTGCGCCCGAACAGGTCGTCGATCTGCTCGAAGGCGCGGGGATCAAGGCGATCCCCACCGGCATCGCGCACGGCACGATCACCGCGGTGAGCAGCGGGACGGTGGTCGAGGTGACGACGCTGCGCCGCGACGTCTCGACCGACGGCCGCCGCGCCACCGTCGCCTTCACCGACGACTGGCGCGAGGACGCGGCGCGGCGCGATTTCACGATCAACGCGCTCTATGCCGATCCGCAGACAGGCGAGATCTTCGACTATTTCGGCGGCCTCGCCGATCTCGGGAAACGGCATATCCGCTTCATCGGCGATCCGTTGCAGCGAATCGCCGAGGATCATCTGCGCATTCTGCGCTTCTTCCGGTTCCTCGCCCGGTTCGGCGACACGCCGGATCAGGACGCGCTCGAAGCCTGCACCGCCCGCGCCAACGATCTGATGGCGCTCTCGCGCGAGCGGATTCGCGACGAACTGCTCAAGCTGCTCGTCGCGCCCGATGCGGTCCGCGTGCTCCGGCTGATGGTCGAACGCGACATTCTGAAACCCGTGGTACCCGAGATCGATCCAGCCGGGGTCGAACGGCTCGCCACGCTCTCCGGACACGAAGCGACGGCTGGTCTGGCGCCCGATCCGGTCCGCCGCCTCGCGGCGGTCCTCCCGCTCGATCCTTCCGTGAACGAGGCGGTCGGTGCGCGTCTCAAGCTCTCCAATGCCGAACGCCAGGCGCTCGCAAGCGCGATCCGCTCCGAGTTCGCCGAAGGGCCGCAGGCGCTCGCCTATCGTATCGGACCTGATCGCGCCGCCGACCGGCTGCTGCTCGCCGGCGACGCCGCGGGAGCACGCGACGTCGCGGGCTGGACGCCGCCCCGCCTGCCGCTGAGCGGCGGCACGCTGATCGGACGCGGCCTGTCAAAGGGCCCGGACGTCGCCCGAGCGCTGCGCCGGGTCGAGGATATCTGGATTGCCGAGGGATTTCCCGGCGAGGACCGCACCGGTCAGATCGCCGATTCGGTGGTCGCCGAACTGCTGTCGCGCGACAGCAGCGCATAG
- a CDS encoding putative bifunctional diguanylate cyclase/phosphodiesterase, with amino-acid sequence MLPVPAAVIEWKNGEFAFETVNRPFRLAGLGTVADQSPLIRLLGGRIAAFIDSEAIEQEFDWELGDAVDCRRFRVKLARRATSKGSGRCLVTLIDQTSELRTERSLRREMLSDSLTGLPNRAGFAERLEEEIERGGMSEFAVLVINLDRFSRVNACMGGLSGDELLISVARRVKGALRAHDVLARTGGDEFAIQLALDEGTSDAFHVAKRIQNALTTPFRLSDFEIRVDCSIGIAVGDETVADAEELIRHAQFAMKRAKKSGRTELYQTLALDLARQQFSIETELRRAIDNGGLSLSFQPICDLATGRFVSFEALARWTTERGMVVPPGDFIPVAEESGLIVPLGRWAMHEAARTVAQWDALAGRDCGVNVAVNLSAIQLQRDQIAPMVEAALAANGVDGRRITLELTESALVTDPDHIARTMHALKALGTTLAMDDFGTGYSNLAYLQKLPIDVLKIDRSFVTGMLADRDKIAIVRAILSLAQALGMRTTAEGVETNELAQTLAALGCTYGQGYLYARPLPRDEAYALLSRDSSSATTESAI; translated from the coding sequence ATGCTTCCTGTTCCTGCGGCCGTGATCGAATGGAAGAATGGCGAGTTCGCGTTCGAGACGGTCAATCGCCCGTTCCGCCTCGCGGGGCTGGGAACCGTGGCCGATCAGTCGCCGCTGATCCGCCTGCTGGGCGGGCGGATCGCCGCATTCATCGATTCCGAGGCGATCGAGCAGGAGTTCGACTGGGAGCTCGGCGATGCCGTCGATTGCCGCCGTTTCCGCGTCAAGCTTGCCCGGCGCGCGACCAGCAAGGGCAGCGGGCGCTGTCTGGTGACGCTGATCGATCAGACCTCCGAATTGCGGACCGAGCGCAGCCTGCGCCGCGAGATGCTGAGCGACAGCCTCACCGGCCTGCCCAACCGTGCCGGCTTTGCCGAGCGGCTGGAGGAGGAGATCGAGCGCGGCGGGATGAGCGAATTCGCGGTCCTGGTCATCAATCTCGACCGGTTCAGCCGCGTCAACGCGTGCATGGGCGGGCTTTCGGGCGACGAACTGCTGATCTCGGTCGCGCGGCGCGTAAAGGGCGCCCTCCGCGCCCATGATGTGCTGGCGCGGACCGGAGGCGATGAATTTGCGATCCAGCTCGCGCTGGACGAGGGGACGAGCGACGCGTTCCACGTCGCGAAACGCATCCAGAACGCGCTGACGACGCCGTTTCGCCTTTCCGACTTCGAGATCCGCGTCGATTGCTCGATCGGCATCGCGGTAGGCGACGAGACGGTGGCCGACGCGGAAGAGCTGATCCGCCACGCCCAGTTCGCGATGAAGCGCGCCAAGAAGAGCGGACGCACCGAACTCTACCAGACGCTCGCCCTCGACCTGGCCCGCCAGCAGTTCAGCATCGAGACCGAACTGCGCCGCGCGATCGACAATGGCGGGCTTTCACTAAGCTTCCAGCCGATCTGCGACCTGGCCACCGGCCGGTTCGTCTCGTTCGAGGCGCTGGCGCGCTGGACGACCGAGCGCGGGATGGTGGTACCGCCCGGCGACTTCATCCCGGTGGCAGAGGAATCGGGGCTGATCGTTCCGCTCGGCCGCTGGGCGATGCATGAGGCGGCGCGCACCGTCGCGCAATGGGATGCGCTCGCGGGCCGCGATTGCGGGGTCAATGTCGCGGTCAACCTGTCGGCGATCCAGCTTCAGCGCGACCAGATCGCGCCGATGGTCGAAGCGGCGCTTGCCGCCAATGGCGTCGACGGCCGCCGCATCACGCTCGAGCTCACCGAAAGCGCGCTGGTCACCGATCCCGATCATATCGCCCGTACGATGCACGCGCTCAAGGCGCTGGGCACGACGCTGGCGATGGATGATTTCGGCACCGGCTACTCGAACCTCGCCTATCTGCAGAAGCTGCCGATCGACGTGCTCAAGATCGACCGCAGCTTCGTTACCGGCATGCTCGCCGACCGCGACAAGATCGCGATCGTGCGCGCGATCCTGAGCCTTGCCCAGGCATTGGGGATGCGAACCACGGCGGAGGGCGTCGAGACCAACGAGCTTGCCCAGACGCTTGCGGCACTCGGCTGCACCTATGGGCAGGGCTATCTCTACGCGCGCCCGCTGCCGCGCGACGAGGCCTATGCGCTGCTGTCGCGCGACAGCAGTTCGGCGACCACCGAATCGGCGATCTGA
- the parC gene encoding DNA topoisomerase IV subunit A, with product MSTDLSDPFDQIVDAPFDSALSERYLVYAMSTITARSLPDVRDGLKPVHRRLLWAMRLLRLDPSQGYKKCARVVGDVIGKYHPHGDQSVYDAMVRLAQTFALRYPLVDGQGNFGNIDGDNAAAYRYTEARLTQVAIDLMDGLDEDAVEFKPTYNGEENEPELFPGLFPNLLANGASGIAVGMATSIPPHNAAELIDAAILLIDQPSAEDAQILELVKGPDFPTGGIVVDSPAAIRESYVTGRGGFRVRAKWALEDQGRGTWQIVVTEIPYGIQKGKLIEQIASLINDKKLPILADVRDESDAEIRIVLEPRARTVDPDTLIESLFRLSDLETRVPLNLNVLDHTRTPRVMSLKQALSAWVDHQFIVLRRRSEHRLSKIADRMELLDGYIIAYLNLDRVIQIIRTEDEPKPVMMAEFELTDRQAEAILNMRLRALRKLEEMELRKEREALAKEQADLEALLSSDARQRTRMKRDLGKIRDRYGPETALGARRTLVAEAAPAREIPLEAMIEREPITVILSQRGWIRAMKGHAELASAETAKFKEGDGPFIAFHAQTTDKLLLAAENGRFYTLAADKLPGGRGFGEPVRLMIDLDGGTGITGLFPASAAAKLLVAASDGRGFLVKTEDVIAETRKGKQVVTPRTGAHLKLVKPVGPEDDYVAAIGDNRKLVVFPITEVAELARGQGVQLQRYRDGGLSDAVTFRFADGLSWRMGGEQGRMRSETDLAPWRAARGAAGRMPPMGFPRDNRF from the coding sequence ATGTCCACCGACCTTTCCGACCCGTTTGACCAGATCGTCGATGCTCCGTTCGATAGCGCGCTGAGCGAGCGCTACCTCGTCTATGCGATGTCGACGATCACCGCGCGCTCGCTTCCCGATGTGCGCGACGGATTGAAGCCGGTGCACCGCCGCCTGCTCTGGGCGATGCGGCTGCTGCGGCTCGATCCGAGCCAAGGCTACAAGAAGTGCGCGCGCGTCGTCGGCGACGTGATCGGCAAATACCATCCGCATGGCGATCAGTCGGTCTATGATGCGATGGTCCGCCTCGCCCAGACCTTCGCGCTGCGCTATCCGCTGGTCGACGGGCAAGGCAATTTCGGCAATATCGACGGCGATAACGCCGCCGCCTATCGCTACACCGAAGCCCGGCTGACCCAGGTCGCGATCGACCTGATGGACGGGCTCGACGAGGACGCGGTCGAGTTCAAGCCGACCTATAATGGCGAGGAGAACGAGCCCGAGCTGTTCCCGGGGCTGTTCCCCAATCTGCTCGCCAATGGCGCGAGCGGTATTGCGGTGGGGATGGCGACGAGCATCCCGCCGCACAATGCCGCGGAACTGATCGACGCGGCGATTCTGCTGATCGATCAGCCCAGCGCCGAGGACGCGCAGATTCTGGAGCTGGTGAAGGGGCCGGATTTCCCGACCGGCGGCATCGTCGTCGACAGCCCCGCCGCGATCCGCGAATCCTATGTCACCGGCCGGGGCGGTTTCCGCGTCCGCGCCAAATGGGCGCTGGAGGATCAGGGGCGCGGCACCTGGCAGATCGTCGTCACCGAGATCCCCTATGGTATCCAGAAAGGCAAGCTGATCGAACAGATCGCGAGCCTGATCAACGACAAGAAGCTGCCGATTCTGGCTGATGTTCGCGACGAATCCGATGCCGAGATCCGGATCGTGCTCGAACCCCGCGCCCGCACCGTCGATCCCGACACGCTGATCGAGAGCCTGTTCCGCCTCTCCGACCTCGAAACGCGCGTGCCGCTCAACTTGAACGTGCTCGACCATACGCGCACACCGCGGGTGATGAGCCTCAAACAGGCGCTGTCCGCCTGGGTCGATCACCAGTTCATCGTGCTGCGCCGCCGCTCCGAGCATCGCCTGTCCAAGATCGCGGACCGGATGGAGCTGCTCGACGGCTATATCATCGCCTATCTCAACCTCGACCGGGTGATCCAGATCATCCGTACCGAGGACGAGCCAAAGCCGGTGATGATGGCCGAGTTCGAACTGACCGACCGGCAGGCCGAGGCGATCCTGAACATGCGCCTGCGCGCGCTGCGCAAGCTCGAGGAGATGGAGCTGCGCAAGGAGCGCGAGGCGCTGGCCAAGGAACAGGCCGATCTGGAAGCGCTGCTGTCGAGCGACGCGCGCCAGCGCACGCGGATGAAGCGCGACCTCGGCAAGATCCGCGACCGCTATGGCCCCGAGACCGCGCTGGGCGCGCGGAGAACGCTGGTGGCGGAAGCGGCGCCCGCGCGCGAAATCCCGCTCGAGGCGATGATCGAGCGCGAGCCGATCACCGTGATCCTGTCGCAACGCGGCTGGATCCGTGCGATGAAAGGACATGCCGAGCTGGCGAGCGCCGAGACCGCCAAGTTCAAGGAAGGCGACGGTCCGTTCATCGCCTTCCACGCGCAGACCACCGACAAGCTGCTGCTCGCGGCGGAGAATGGCCGCTTCTACACGCTGGCAGCGGATAAATTGCCCGGCGGGCGCGGGTTCGGCGAACCGGTGCGGCTGATGATCGATCTTGATGGCGGCACCGGGATCACCGGGCTGTTCCCGGCGAGCGCGGCCGCGAAACTGCTGGTTGCTGCAAGCGACGGGCGTGGCTTCCTGGTCAAGACCGAGGACGTGATCGCCGAGACGCGCAAGGGCAAGCAGGTGGTGACGCCGCGGACCGGCGCCCATCTGAAGCTGGTCAAGCCGGTGGGACCCGAGGACGACTATGTCGCGGCGATCGGTGACAATCGCAAATTGGTCGTGTTTCCGATCACCGAAGTGGCCGAGCTGGCGCGCGGGCAAGGCGTGCAGCTGCAGCGCTATCGCGACGGCGGGCTCAGTGACGCGGTCACGTTCCGCTTCGCGGATGGGCTAAGCTGGCGGATGGGCGGCGAGCAGGGGCGGATGCGCAGCGAGACCGATCTGGCGCCCTGGCGTGCGGCGCGCGGCGCGGCGGGGCGCATGCCGCCCATGGGCTTTCCGCGCGATAACCGCTTCTGA
- a CDS encoding LysR substrate-binding domain-containing protein, with amino-acid sequence MRQLPPLAAVRVFEAAARRGNFTRAAEELGMTQAAVSNQVKLLEERLGIALFRKNGRGVALTSAGERIAPQVSAALDGLSEAFATARAEDEAVMTISAPGTFSTNWLARRLGSFQVARPELAVRVLVTDAIIDLASSDADVAIRGAHGPWPGLVSHFLMRMPFTVMASPDFLAAHPPIRTPADLLGLPRVSPDDSWWALWFESVFGDAAVASQPGVDFQSQVHIGNAAVAGHGLAMLSPPMWLSTIAEGRLVQVLPEMVYYKNSFWLVYPEAKRNLPKIRAFRDWLLADVRASLGDDPYGALVPPPADM; translated from the coding sequence ATGCGCCAGCTTCCGCCCCTTGCTGCCGTCCGTGTTTTCGAGGCCGCGGCGCGGCGCGGCAACTTTACCCGCGCCGCCGAAGAACTGGGGATGACCCAGGCGGCGGTCAGCAATCAGGTGAAATTGCTCGAGGAGCGGCTCGGCATCGCCTTGTTCCGCAAGAACGGCCGCGGCGTGGCGCTGACCTCGGCGGGAGAGCGTATCGCACCCCAGGTGAGCGCTGCGCTGGACGGCCTGTCCGAAGCCTTTGCGACGGCCCGCGCCGAGGATGAGGCGGTGATGACGATCTCGGCGCCGGGCACCTTCTCGACCAACTGGCTGGCGAGGCGTCTGGGCAGCTTTCAGGTGGCCCGGCCCGAGCTGGCGGTGCGTGTGCTCGTGACCGACGCGATCATCGATCTTGCATCGAGCGATGCCGATGTCGCGATCCGGGGCGCGCACGGGCCGTGGCCCGGGCTGGTTTCGCATTTCCTGATGCGCATGCCGTTCACGGTGATGGCGAGCCCCGATTTTCTCGCGGCCCATCCCCCGATCCGCACGCCTGCCGACCTGCTCGGCCTGCCTCGCGTGTCCCCGGACGACAGCTGGTGGGCGCTCTGGTTCGAATCGGTCTTCGGCGATGCGGCGGTAGCGTCGCAACCGGGGGTCGATTTCCAGTCGCAGGTGCATATCGGCAACGCCGCGGTTGCGGGCCATGGCCTGGCGATGCTTTCCCCGCCCATGTGGCTGTCGACGATCGCCGAGGGGCGGCTGGTGCAGGTGCTGCCCGAGATGGTCTATTACAAGAACAGCTTCTGGCTGGTCTATCCTGAGGCCAAGCGCAACCTGCCCAAGATCCGCGCCTTTCGCGACTGGCTGCTCGCCGACGTGCGGGCGTCGCTGGGCGACGACCCCTATGGCGCCCTTGTTCCACCTCCGGCGGACATGTGA
- the purC gene encoding phosphoribosylaminoimidazolesuccinocarboxamide synthase, with protein MARRRQIYEGKAKILYEGPEPGTLIQYFKDDATAFNAQKKGTISGKGVLNNRISEHIFTLLGAIGIPTHFIRRLNMREQLIRQVEIVPIEVVVRNVAAGSLSKKLGIAEGEQLPRTIVEYYFKEDALGDPMVTDEHILCFGWASQEELHDMADMAIRVNDFMSGLFAGIGIRLVDFKLEFGRIFDNNDYPRIILADEISPDGCRLWDMVSGEKLDKDRFRRDLGGEVEAYQEVARRLGLMPEGADSAVLDLESHRKRRGK; from the coding sequence ATGGCACGCCGCCGCCAGATCTACGAGGGCAAGGCCAAGATCCTCTACGAAGGCCCCGAGCCCGGCACGCTGATCCAATATTTCAAGGATGACGCGACCGCGTTCAACGCCCAGAAGAAGGGCACGATCAGCGGCAAGGGCGTGCTCAACAACCGGATCAGCGAGCACATCTTCACGCTGCTCGGCGCGATCGGCATCCCGACTCACTTCATCCGCCGCCTCAACATGCGCGAGCAGCTGATCCGTCAGGTAGAGATCGTCCCGATCGAGGTGGTGGTGCGCAACGTCGCCGCCGGATCGCTGTCGAAGAAGCTCGGAATCGCCGAAGGCGAACAGCTGCCTCGCACCATCGTCGAATATTATTTCAAGGAAGATGCGCTGGGCGACCCGATGGTCACCGACGAGCATATCCTGTGCTTCGGCTGGGCCAGCCAGGAAGAGCTGCACGACATGGCCGACATGGCGATCCGGGTGAACGACTTCATGTCGGGCCTGTTCGCCGGAATCGGCATCCGCCTGGTCGATTTCAAGCTCGAGTTCGGCCGCATCTTCGACAATAACGACTATCCGCGCATCATCCTCGCGGACGAGATCAGCCCAGACGGCTGCCGCCTGTGGGACATGGTCAGCGGCGAAAAGCTCGACAAGGACCGGTTCCGCCGCGATCTCGGCGGCGAAGTCGAAGCCTATCAGGAAGTCGCGCGCCGCCTCGGCCTGATGCCGGAAGGCGCCGACTCGGCGGTGCTCGACCTCGAAAGCCACCGCAAGCGCCGGGGCAAGTAA
- the purS gene encoding phosphoribosylformylglycinamidine synthase subunit PurS, whose product MKLRIVVTLKNGVLDPQGKAIEHALASLGFSGVGEARVGKLIELEVADGTSDADIDAMCQKLLANTVIENYRVERPEVSGQ is encoded by the coding sequence ATGAAGCTGCGCATCGTCGTCACCCTCAAGAACGGCGTGCTCGACCCGCAGGGCAAGGCAATCGAGCATGCGCTTGCCTCGCTCGGTTTCTCTGGCGTGGGCGAGGCCCGCGTCGGCAAGCTGATCGAGCTCGAGGTGGCCGACGGCACCAGCGACGCGGACATCGACGCGATGTGCCAGAAGCTGCTCGCCAACACCGTGATCGAGAACTACCGGGTAGAACGCCCTGAGGTCTCCGGCCAATGA
- the purQ gene encoding phosphoribosylformylglycinamidine synthase subunit PurQ yields the protein MKSAVIVFPGSNCDRDLAVAIESVTGTKPHMVWHGESELPDGLGLIALPGGFSYGDYLRCGAIAARSPVVKAVVAAAERGTPVIGICNGFQVLTETGLLPGALMRNEGLNFVCRDVALTVDNSQTIFTSRYAAGETLSVPVAHHDGNYFADKETLDRLEGEGRVAFRYGEEVNGSARQIAGIVNAAGNVLGMMPHPERKIEAAHGGIDGRRLFEGLLEAVS from the coding sequence ATGAAGTCGGCGGTCATCGTCTTCCCGGGCTCCAACTGCGACCGCGACCTCGCGGTGGCGATCGAGAGCGTCACCGGCACCAAGCCGCACATGGTGTGGCATGGCGAGAGCGAACTGCCCGACGGTCTCGGCCTGATCGCGCTGCCCGGCGGCTTCTCCTATGGGGACTATCTGCGTTGCGGCGCGATCGCCGCGCGGTCCCCGGTGGTGAAGGCGGTGGTTGCTGCAGCCGAACGCGGCACGCCGGTGATCGGCATCTGCAACGGCTTTCAAGTGCTGACCGAGACCGGGCTGCTCCCGGGCGCACTGATGCGCAACGAAGGCCTCAACTTCGTGTGCCGCGACGTCGCGCTGACGGTCGACAACAGCCAGACGATCTTCACCAGCCGTTACGCGGCCGGCGAGACGCTGTCGGTCCCGGTGGCGCATCATGACGGCAACTATTTCGCCGACAAGGAAACGTTAGACCGGCTCGAGGGCGAAGGCCGCGTAGCCTTCCGCTATGGCGAGGAAGTCAACGGCAGCGCGCGTCAGATCGCAGGCATCGTCAACGCCGCCGGCAACGTGCTCGGCATGATGCCGCACCCCGAACGCAAGATCGAAGCCGCGCACGGCGGCATCGACGGCCGGCGCCTGTTCGAGGGACTGCTCGAAGCGGTTTCCTGA
- a CDS encoding Crp/Fnr family transcriptional regulator — MAQAGGIICATCPVADRAVCSALSPDDRAELARIGHHRRYTRGETIIAAGDPNTVCATLTRGAAKMSTIDRDGTERIVALVHPAGMLGQMFAPAATLHVTALTDSEACLFPRGQFAALRDARPALAARLLGELGRELDESRSLIDLISKRQARGRVAALILSFSRAASPAPCHDETAFELPLTRGEMAQLLGITIETVSRTLTAFEKERTIRREGSHGIVILDRDALDRAAS; from the coding sequence ATGGCCCAGGCGGGCGGGATCATCTGTGCGACTTGCCCGGTCGCCGACCGCGCCGTCTGTTCGGCCCTGTCACCCGACGACCGCGCCGAACTGGCGCGGATCGGTCATCACCGCCGCTATACTCGCGGCGAGACGATCATCGCGGCGGGCGATCCCAACACGGTCTGCGCCACCCTGACCCGGGGCGCGGCGAAGATGTCCACCATCGATCGCGACGGGACCGAACGGATCGTCGCGCTGGTGCATCCGGCGGGAATGCTGGGCCAGATGTTCGCGCCAGCCGCCACGCTGCACGTTACCGCGCTGACCGACAGCGAGGCCTGCCTGTTTCCGCGCGGCCAGTTCGCGGCACTGCGCGATGCGCGTCCCGCGCTCGCCGCACGGCTGCTCGGCGAACTTGGCCGCGAGCTCGACGAGAGCCGCTCCCTCATCGACCTGATCTCGAAACGCCAAGCCAGGGGCCGGGTGGCCGCACTGATCCTCTCCTTCTCACGCGCTGCCAGCCCCGCGCCCTGCCATGACGAGACCGCGTTCGAGCTGCCGCTGACCCGCGGCGAGATGGCGCAGCTGCTGGGCATCACGATCGAGACGGTCAGCCGCACGTTGACCGCATTCGAGAAGGAGAGGACGATCCGGCGCGAAGGCAGCCACGGTATCGTGATACTGGATCGTGACGCGCTCGACAGGGCAGCGTCCTGA
- a CDS encoding queuosine precursor transporter, with the protein MNDEAAPVRINAGQVAGGHFRYYDFVMAAFCVVLVLSNVVGAAKVATLGGLTFGAGILFFPLSYVLGDVLTEIYGYARARRVIWAGFGATVFAAIMCWVIVIMPPAPGWEGQEVYEAAFGQVWRIVGASVIAFWAGEFVNSYVLARMKILTAGKHLWSRTIGSTVFGQGVDSLIFYPLAFLGVWTTEQVVTVMLTNWGLKVLWEVVLTPVTYAVVGFLKRREGVDVFDEGTDFTPFRTRV; encoded by the coding sequence ATGAACGACGAGGCGGCACCGGTACGGATCAACGCAGGCCAGGTCGCGGGAGGGCATTTCCGCTATTATGATTTCGTCATGGCGGCGTTCTGCGTTGTCCTCGTGCTCTCCAATGTGGTGGGGGCGGCGAAAGTCGCGACGCTCGGCGGTCTTACTTTCGGTGCCGGCATTCTCTTCTTCCCGCTATCCTATGTCCTCGGCGACGTCCTCACCGAAATCTACGGCTACGCCCGCGCCCGCCGCGTGATCTGGGCCGGGTTCGGCGCGACGGTGTTCGCCGCGATCATGTGCTGGGTTATCGTCATCATGCCGCCGGCGCCCGGCTGGGAAGGGCAGGAGGTGTATGAGGCGGCGTTCGGCCAGGTCTGGCGCATCGTCGGCGCATCGGTGATTGCTTTCTGGGCGGGTGAGTTCGTCAATTCCTACGTCCTCGCGCGGATGAAGATCCTCACCGCGGGCAAGCATCTGTGGAGCCGCACCATCGGCTCGACCGTGTTCGGGCAGGGTGTCGACAGCCTGATCTTCTACCCGCTCGCGTTTCTCGGCGTCTGGACCACGGAGCAGGTGGTCACGGTGATGCTCACCAACTGGGGTCTCAAGGTGCTCTGGGAAGTCGTTCTTACCCCGGTCACCTATGCCGTGGTCGGCTTCCTCAAGCGGCGCGAGGGCGTGGATGTGTTCGACGAAGGCACCGATTTCACCCCCTTCCGTACGCGCGTCTGA
- a CDS encoding SRPBCC domain-containing protein: MTPPEHAKFIVERRLPGSPAHAFRFWAEPDLKRIWTGCHAEWEELENRFAFSPGAIESVRWQMPDGQEFAVRIHYFEILAAQRIVYAYDMALGGRCISVSLVTVEFVPADGETLMRFTEQAAFLDGSDSAARIAGTHEGFDRLVLLMAEAHNA, translated from the coding sequence ATGACCCCGCCCGAACATGCGAAGTTCATCGTCGAACGCCGATTGCCGGGGAGCCCTGCGCACGCCTTCCGTTTCTGGGCGGAGCCCGACCTCAAGCGGATTTGGACGGGCTGCCACGCCGAGTGGGAAGAGCTGGAGAACCGCTTCGCCTTCTCGCCCGGCGCGATCGAAAGCGTGCGCTGGCAGATGCCGGACGGCCAGGAGTTTGCTGTCCGCATCCATTATTTCGAGATCCTGGCCGCGCAGCGCATCGTCTATGCCTATGACATGGCGCTCGGCGGGCGCTGCATCTCCGTCTCGCTGGTGACGGTCGAGTTCGTGCCCGCTGACGGAGAGACGCTGATGCGCTTCACCGAGCAGGCGGCGTTCCTTGACGGCAGCGACTCTGCCGCACGCATTGCCGGCACGCATGAAGGATTCGACCGGCTCGTGCTGTTGATGGCAGAGGCGCACAACGCCTGA
- a CDS encoding ArsR/SmtB family transcription factor, which produces MEVQKLDRVFHALADPLRLTMVEQLSRGPASVKELAAPLDLALPSAVKHLQLLEQTGIVRSNKAGRVRTYDLRPDGLAPVADWVRRREAALGAAFDWLAQAMRDFPEEGA; this is translated from the coding sequence ATGGAAGTGCAGAAGCTCGACCGCGTGTTCCACGCGCTTGCCGATCCGTTGCGACTGACGATGGTCGAGCAGCTCAGCCGCGGTCCCGCATCGGTGAAGGAACTGGCGGCGCCGCTCGACCTCGCGCTGCCCTCGGCGGTCAAGCATCTCCAGCTCCTCGAACAGACCGGTATCGTCCGCTCGAACAAGGCTGGGCGGGTGCGTACCTATGATCTTAGGCCGGACGGGCTGGCGCCGGTCGCGGATTGGGTGCGGCGGCGCGAGGCGGCGCTGGGCGCAGCGTTCGATTGGCTGGCGCAGGCGATGCGCGATTTTCCGGAGGAGGGGGCATGA